The proteins below come from a single Syntrophales bacterium genomic window:
- a CDS encoding SLBB domain-containing protein, whose amino-acid sequence MKHFMKFLLILVIMWAGSIFAQQPSITVKSIQDGSSRVTEPVSPPQLPPSTQLKDIYQQLTPEQRQTLGLDEIQKSGELQKKGEKLTPEAIEALKKRPEYKGITPEEVTKGKEMLEYKGAVQEEESLFTRFRKIGKYQNIPLNLKPFGYEFFKTAAVRLVTDRSDIPVPLKYVIGPGDEVRLLLWGRVNAQYNLIVDRDGKITIPQIGPLYVAGMTFEEMSKQIIKQAEQIVGTNVDVTLGALKTIPIFVLGDVRRPGAYTIGSFATITDALLLAGGPTEIGSMRKIQLRRKGETITTLDLYDLFLRGDKSKDVTLMAGDVIFVPVTGPLVGIAGHVKRPAIYELSTQHDLKYLVDIAGGIIPSAYTRQIQVERIVKNEKQIVVDIDDKNLEKAKNFILQDGDLVKVFPIVEMDVNIVTLNGNVKRPGKYEYKKGMKIGDVVKIEELLPETYLDYALIKRLEPPLMNSTLVPVNLKALLFSKDENHNIELMPQDEIYVFSKWFFEEKPYVTVEGEIRGECHAESSDVLENRTPGFLTTLKNAQLYFQSMEKDLSNRGMNDLAAMVGEINSTINAGKVPPAGKLLQLRIALQNAGESSYATKILEFENLMRPSCRLKLEDNMRVRDAILASGGLTNEAYLKKAQIVRKDASGKLHTLFFSVEKALAGDPEHNIPLEKEDKITIHSIYEHEVHKFVTIDGEVTKPGKYQYTENMYVKDLVFKAGNTLESAYLDEAELFSSFIDEQNTMRTERRVINLRKALSGDPEHNVLLKPRDYLLVKRIPNWGPTMYVTLMGEFRFPGKYAIQKGERLSSVIERAGGYLPTAYLRAAYFTRESVRKLQQKSLEDMTKRMERELLAGASTYIASSLTAEEAQAKSQEMQMKQRLIDHMRSLKATGRMTIHLAHPRLLKGSIYDIELEDGDTLYIPQKSSVVNVIGAVMSEGTHVYNSRWSYIDYIKASGGFSTFADEDNVFVLKVDGSARKLKDTIISWDEGKERWEFTAFGRERFPQIEPGDVIVVPEKITTIAWLREIRDITQILMNTAVTAATIIKLF is encoded by the coding sequence ATGAAACACTTTATGAAATTTCTGCTTATCCTTGTTATCATGTGGGCAGGAAGTATTTTTGCCCAACAGCCCTCCATAACAGTGAAAAGCATTCAGGATGGGTCATCCAGAGTAACCGAACCCGTATCTCCGCCTCAGTTGCCCCCTTCCACACAATTGAAAGATATTTACCAGCAATTGACCCCCGAGCAAAGGCAAACCTTGGGACTTGATGAAATTCAGAAATCGGGGGAATTACAGAAAAAGGGAGAAAAACTCACACCTGAAGCCATTGAAGCCCTTAAAAAACGTCCAGAATACAAAGGGATTACCCCGGAAGAAGTTACAAAGGGCAAAGAGATGCTAGAATATAAAGGCGCGGTCCAAGAGGAAGAATCCCTTTTTACCCGGTTCCGAAAAATCGGAAAGTACCAGAACATCCCACTTAACCTCAAACCATTCGGTTACGAATTCTTCAAAACGGCAGCAGTTCGCCTTGTGACAGATCGTTCTGACATACCGGTACCACTGAAATACGTTATTGGGCCAGGAGATGAAGTAAGATTACTCCTTTGGGGCCGTGTAAACGCTCAGTACAACTTGATTGTAGACAGGGATGGGAAGATTACCATTCCTCAAATTGGGCCACTCTACGTGGCTGGAATGACCTTCGAAGAGATGTCCAAACAGATCATAAAGCAAGCCGAACAGATCGTTGGTACAAATGTTGATGTAACACTGGGTGCCCTCAAAACAATACCCATATTCGTTCTCGGTGATGTTAGACGACCGGGTGCTTATACAATCGGTTCCTTTGCAACGATCACAGACGCTCTCCTCTTGGCAGGCGGACCCACAGAGATCGGTTCAATGCGCAAAATACAACTCCGAAGGAAAGGGGAAACTATTACAACTCTTGACCTCTACGACCTTTTCCTCAGAGGAGACAAATCAAAGGACGTAACACTCATGGCAGGGGATGTGATCTTTGTTCCCGTAACAGGACCACTGGTCGGTATTGCCGGCCATGTCAAAAGACCAGCCATATACGAACTATCCACGCAGCACGACTTAAAGTACCTAGTCGATATCGCTGGGGGAATAATACCTTCAGCTTACACAAGGCAGATCCAGGTTGAACGCATCGTCAAAAACGAAAAACAGATAGTAGTAGACATTGACGACAAAAACCTCGAAAAGGCCAAAAATTTTATACTTCAGGATGGAGATCTCGTAAAAGTATTCCCCATTGTAGAGATGGACGTTAACATAGTTACTTTGAACGGCAACGTTAAACGTCCAGGGAAATACGAATACAAAAAAGGGATGAAAATCGGAGATGTAGTAAAAATTGAGGAACTACTGCCAGAAACATATCTAGATTACGCTCTGATAAAGCGATTAGAACCACCACTAATGAATTCTACTTTAGTCCCTGTTAATCTGAAAGCACTTCTTTTTTCGAAAGATGAAAATCACAACATAGAACTAATGCCTCAAGATGAGATCTATGTTTTCAGTAAATGGTTCTTTGAGGAAAAACCATATGTTACCGTCGAAGGGGAAATACGGGGAGAATGTCATGCTGAGAGTAGTGACGTTCTTGAAAACCGCACTCCGGGATTTCTTACAACCCTAAAAAACGCCCAACTTTACTTTCAGTCAATGGAAAAGGACCTCTCCAACCGGGGTATGAATGATCTCGCAGCAATGGTAGGGGAAATAAATTCCACAATTAATGCTGGTAAGGTGCCCCCCGCGGGTAAATTACTTCAACTAAGAATTGCCCTACAAAACGCGGGTGAGAGCAGCTACGCAACGAAGATTTTGGAATTCGAGAATTTGATGAGACCCTCCTGCCGTTTGAAGCTCGAGGATAACATGCGGGTGAGAGATGCCATTCTTGCATCCGGCGGTCTTACGAATGAGGCTTATCTCAAAAAGGCACAAATAGTAAGAAAGGATGCATCGGGAAAACTCCACACACTTTTCTTCAGCGTAGAAAAAGCTTTGGCCGGTGATCCAGAACACAACATACCTCTTGAAAAGGAGGACAAGATAACCATTCACTCCATCTATGAACACGAAGTACATAAATTCGTAACAATCGATGGAGAAGTTACAAAACCGGGAAAGTACCAATACACAGAAAATATGTATGTAAAAGACCTAGTATTCAAGGCAGGGAATACTCTGGAATCTGCTTACCTCGACGAAGCTGAGCTTTTCTCTTCGTTCATAGACGAACAAAATACCATGCGCACAGAAAGACGTGTAATAAACCTGCGGAAAGCCCTATCAGGTGACCCGGAGCACAACGTCCTTCTGAAACCCCGGGACTATCTGTTAGTAAAACGTATACCCAACTGGGGTCCCACCATGTACGTGACACTTATGGGAGAGTTCCGATTCCCGGGCAAATACGCAATCCAAAAAGGTGAGCGTCTATCCTCAGTCATCGAGAGGGCAGGAGGGTACCTTCCCACGGCATATCTGAGGGCTGCTTACTTTACCCGGGAATCTGTCCGCAAGCTACAGCAGAAGAGCCTGGAAGATATGACGAAGAGAATGGAAAGGGAACTTCTAGCGGGGGCGTCAACGTATATAGCTTCTTCACTGACAGCGGAAGAAGCCCAGGCAAAATCACAGGAAATGCAAATGAAGCAACGCCTGATCGATCACATGAGGTCACTTAAAGCAACAGGAAGAATGACCATCCACCTTGCCCATCCACGTTTGCTCAAGGGAAGCATCTACGACATCGAACTGGAAGACGGGGATACGCTCTACATTCCCCAGAAGAGTAGTGTGGTCAATGTAATTGGTGCTGTCATGTCTGAAGGTACCCACGTTTATAACAGCCGGTGGTCTTATATCGACTACATTAAGGCCTCGGGGGGATTCTCCACTTTTGCCGACGAAGACAACGTATTTGTACTGAAGGTTGATGGAAGCGCCCGCAAACTTAAAGACACTATCATAAGCTGGGATGAAGGGAAAGAACGTTGGGAATTCACTGCTTTTGGAAGAGAGAGGTTCCCTCAAATTGAACCTGGGGACGTCATCGTAGTTCCCGAAAAAATAACAACAATCGCCTGGCTTAGAGAAATTAGAGACATAACCCAAATACTTATGAACACCGCTGTTACCGCCGCAACGATTATAAAACTGTTCTGA
- a CDS encoding Wzz/FepE/Etk N-terminal domain-containing protein, which yields MTENRPSPHAPGEVTHYPSEDEIDLYELWIVIWKYRKMIAIIVFISVLSTAVVSLFMPNIYRAQAVIVPITKDTGSSAGVSALIAAQFGALPGISLPGSATAAEIMALLKSNVLREKMITQFNLLPVLFSDQWDEKKNTWKKKRSASINPLPYINKLINPPPPTVVKKDPHVPDTWDGLRALEKIIKITQSPKEGTITVSAEFKDPEMAAHIVEYLLRTLTDHMSSEAKRVATTNKKYLEEQLATTSDPLIKQKTYALIAQQIELSMMAEVKENFAFKLVDPPKIPDLKIKPKRLLMVSVAFVSSLFVGIFLAFLLNYIENTKKRVQTLQSGGVP from the coding sequence ATGACAGAAAATCGACCATCCCCACATGCACCCGGTGAAGTAACCCATTATCCCTCGGAGGACGAAATAGATCTCTATGAATTGTGGATTGTTATCTGGAAGTACCGCAAAATGATAGCCATTATTGTATTCATATCCGTTTTATCAACTGCTGTTGTATCCCTCTTTATGCCCAACATATACCGAGCACAGGCTGTAATCGTTCCAATAACTAAAGATACGGGAAGTTCCGCGGGTGTCAGTGCTTTAATAGCGGCCCAATTTGGTGCACTACCCGGTATCTCCCTTCCAGGATCAGCGACTGCTGCAGAAATAATGGCCCTCCTTAAATCCAACGTCCTCCGGGAAAAGATGATTACCCAGTTCAACCTTCTACCAGTATTATTTTCAGATCAATGGGATGAAAAAAAGAATACGTGGAAGAAAAAAAGGAGTGCTTCAATAAACCCCCTGCCTTACATAAATAAGTTAATAAATCCCCCACCCCCGACCGTAGTCAAAAAAGATCCTCACGTACCAGACACATGGGATGGACTTCGGGCACTCGAAAAGATAATTAAAATTACACAATCACCGAAGGAAGGAACCATAACCGTATCGGCGGAGTTTAAAGACCCAGAAATGGCAGCACATATAGTTGAGTATCTACTAAGGACACTAACTGACCATATGAGCAGCGAAGCAAAAAGGGTGGCAACCACGAACAAGAAATATCTGGAAGAACAATTGGCAACCACCTCAGATCCCCTTATAAAACAAAAAACTTATGCACTCATAGCACAACAGATTGAGCTTTCCATGATGGCCGAAGTCAAGGAAAACTTCGCCTTTAAGCTGGTGGATCCGCCAAAGATCCCCGATTTGAAAATTAAACCCAAAAGGTTATTAATGGTAAGTGTTGCTTTCGTGAGTTCCCTATTCGTAGGTATATTTTTAGCTTTCCTTCTAAATTACATCGAAAATACAAAAAAGAGGGTACAAACTTTACAATCAGGTGGGGTCCCATGA
- a CDS encoding NAD(P)-binding protein: MVVGSGIAGIQASLDLANSGFKVYLVEREISIGGVMAQLDKTFPTNDCSACILSPKLVEVGRHPNVEILTRYTVKGVEGEAGRFKVKLQRAPRFVDLNKCTGCGDCARVCPVSVPSDFNEGLDERKAIYRHFPQAIPSGYAIDKLGTSPCKANCPTHISVQGYVALIAAGKFKEALKLIKKDNPFPVVCGRVCNHPCESACMRGKVDEPIDIMHLKRFVADLDLKDENRYIPEKKDYKGKRVAVIGAGPAGLTCAYYLAIEGYDVEVFEALPVAGGWMAVGIPDYRLPKDVLKAEIKVIEDLGVKIHLNTTVGKDVPFEKLRQEFDAIFIGCGTVRSAKLNIPGEDLEGVIHGVDYLKRINLGEKVYLGDRVAVIGGGNVAMDAVRTAIRTGSKDVFILYRRSRAEMPASPEEIEEALEEGVRMEFLVAPKRILGENGKVTGVECIRMELGEPDASGRRRPVEIPGSEFIVPCDALIPAIGQEADLDFIPADSGITINRWKNLEVDPVTFATSVPGVFAGGDVVTGPATVVKAVAAGKEAAISIDRYLRGEDIAAGRAKDWTKNIADKSDVSKVSKKPRTPFPHLKPEERKTNFKEVGLGFSEEQAIEEAKRCLSCGICSECYQCVEVCIAKAINHEDTFAEEVLEVGAIIAAPGFEVFDAQLRGEYGFGVYQNVVTSLQFERILSASGPYFGHVQRISDGREPRKVAFIQCVGSRDVSCGNSWCSSVCCMYATKEAIIGKEHVKDLEPTIFYMDIRAHGKDFDRFVNRAKEEYGIRYIRSIPSTIKELQQTKNLLVKYVQEDGTLVEEEFDMVVLSVGLTPPKEARELARALGIELEEHGFCATALDNPVKTSREGIFVCGAFGGPKDIPETVMEASSAAACAAGLLAEKRGTMVTEEEMPAEMDIRGIGPRTGVFVCHCGINIGGVVNVPEVVEYAKTLPNVVFAMENLFTCSQDTAVKMAEVIKEKNLTRVVVASCSPRTHEPLFQENCLKAGLNPFLFEMANIRDQNSWVHMNEPEAATEKAKDLVRMAVAKAQYLKPLKPGQLTINPSALIIGGGLAGITVALSLAEQGFRSYIVEKEPLLGGNYRRLHYTLEGLDVQAHLKELLDKVKSNEKIRVYTGATIEKIEGFIGNYKTTVKLRDGEDTFEHGVVIVATGAYENKPVEYMYGQSPNVFTQRELEELIASGDERIAKASRVVMIQCVGSRTKERPYCSRYCCSEAIKNALKLKEIDPSREITIIYRDIRTFGLKEDYYRKAREWDVRFIRYDEDRKPEVLQNGGKLLVRVFDPVLDDTVELQADMLVLSVGVIPNPDNEKIGKMLKVPINQDGFFLEAHVKLRPVDFATDGVFLCGMAHSPKLSEDTIVQANAAVSRACTILTKDYIEAEGKTAYVIKERCSGCGLCEVNCPFGAIAVNEVEGVAEVNTVLCKGCGVCSSSCRMNAVDLNGFTNEEILAQIEAL, from the coding sequence ATGGTTGTTGGATCGGGGATTGCGGGAATACAGGCATCCCTCGATTTGGCAAATTCAGGGTTCAAAGTTTACCTTGTAGAGAGGGAAATAAGTATAGGCGGCGTAATGGCCCAGCTGGATAAAACGTTTCCAACCAATGACTGTTCTGCGTGTATTCTGTCTCCTAAGCTTGTAGAAGTTGGGCGACATCCTAATGTAGAGATTTTGACCCGTTACACTGTAAAGGGTGTAGAGGGAGAAGCGGGCAGATTCAAAGTGAAGCTCCAGAGGGCGCCACGTTTTGTGGATCTGAATAAATGTACTGGCTGTGGTGACTGTGCAAGGGTATGTCCTGTGTCCGTTCCTTCCGATTTCAATGAAGGGTTAGATGAGAGGAAAGCTATATACCGCCACTTCCCGCAGGCTATTCCAAGCGGCTACGCCATCGATAAATTGGGAACGTCACCTTGCAAGGCTAATTGTCCGACCCACATAAGTGTTCAGGGTTACGTAGCCCTCATTGCTGCAGGGAAATTCAAGGAAGCTCTTAAGCTCATAAAGAAAGACAACCCATTCCCCGTTGTATGCGGTCGGGTATGCAATCACCCCTGCGAATCCGCATGCATGCGTGGGAAGGTGGATGAACCCATTGATATCATGCACCTAAAGCGGTTTGTGGCAGATCTGGATCTGAAAGATGAGAACAGGTACATTCCGGAAAAGAAAGATTACAAGGGCAAACGGGTGGCTGTGATTGGGGCTGGACCTGCAGGACTTACCTGTGCGTACTATCTGGCTATCGAAGGTTACGATGTGGAAGTTTTTGAGGCATTACCCGTCGCGGGTGGTTGGATGGCAGTAGGAATTCCTGATTACCGCCTGCCCAAGGATGTGTTGAAGGCTGAAATTAAAGTGATCGAAGATTTGGGTGTGAAGATTCACTTGAACACTACTGTAGGAAAGGATGTTCCCTTTGAAAAGCTGCGACAGGAATTCGACGCTATCTTCATAGGATGTGGAACAGTCAGGAGTGCGAAGCTGAATATACCCGGTGAAGATCTTGAAGGGGTGATTCACGGTGTTGATTACCTGAAGAGGATAAATCTGGGTGAAAAGGTTTATCTGGGTGATAGGGTTGCCGTAATCGGTGGCGGTAATGTGGCTATGGACGCTGTGCGAACGGCAATTCGAACAGGATCAAAAGATGTTTTCATACTTTACCGTCGTTCCCGAGCGGAGATGCCTGCATCGCCTGAGGAGATCGAAGAAGCACTTGAAGAAGGTGTGCGAATGGAGTTCCTCGTGGCTCCCAAACGGATTCTTGGTGAGAACGGAAAAGTAACGGGTGTGGAGTGCATTCGGATGGAACTTGGGGAACCCGATGCCAGTGGTCGTCGCCGTCCTGTGGAGATACCAGGTTCGGAATTTATCGTGCCTTGTGATGCTTTGATTCCTGCAATCGGTCAAGAAGCTGATCTGGATTTCATACCAGCGGACAGTGGCATCACCATAAACAGGTGGAAAAACCTTGAGGTTGATCCTGTAACTTTTGCCACAAGTGTGCCCGGTGTGTTTGCGGGCGGTGATGTTGTAACAGGCCCGGCAACTGTGGTCAAAGCAGTGGCAGCTGGTAAAGAAGCAGCGATATCCATCGATAGGTATCTCCGCGGTGAAGATATTGCGGCAGGAAGGGCTAAGGATTGGACCAAAAATATTGCTGATAAGAGTGATGTTTCCAAGGTGTCAAAAAAACCGAGGACACCTTTCCCCCATCTCAAGCCTGAGGAGAGAAAAACGAATTTCAAGGAAGTGGGACTTGGCTTCTCAGAAGAACAAGCGATTGAAGAGGCAAAAAGATGTTTGTCCTGTGGTATCTGTTCCGAGTGTTATCAATGTGTTGAAGTTTGTATAGCCAAGGCCATTAATCACGAAGATACCTTTGCAGAAGAAGTCCTCGAGGTTGGAGCTATTATCGCTGCTCCCGGATTTGAGGTCTTCGACGCTCAGCTGAGGGGGGAGTATGGTTTTGGGGTTTACCAGAACGTAGTTACCTCGCTACAGTTTGAGCGTATACTTTCGGCGTCCGGTCCATATTTTGGGCATGTTCAGCGCATATCTGATGGTAGAGAGCCCAGGAAGGTTGCGTTTATTCAGTGTGTTGGTTCCAGGGATGTATCCTGCGGGAACAGTTGGTGTTCATCTGTGTGCTGTATGTACGCTACTAAAGAGGCTATCATAGGTAAGGAACATGTAAAGGATCTGGAACCTACCATTTTCTACATGGACATAAGGGCTCATGGCAAGGACTTCGATCGTTTCGTAAACAGGGCCAAGGAGGAATATGGTATACGCTATATCCGTTCCATACCTTCCACAATAAAGGAACTTCAGCAGACAAAAAATCTTCTTGTAAAATACGTTCAGGAAGACGGGACTTTGGTTGAGGAAGAGTTTGACATGGTAGTCCTTTCCGTGGGGCTTACGCCTCCTAAAGAGGCGAGGGAATTGGCCAGAGCCCTGGGTATAGAGTTGGAAGAACATGGTTTCTGTGCGACCGCGCTGGATAATCCGGTCAAGACCAGCCGGGAAGGTATCTTTGTGTGCGGTGCATTCGGAGGTCCAAAAGATATTCCGGAGACTGTCATGGAAGCGAGTAGCGCTGCGGCTTGTGCTGCGGGACTACTTGCGGAAAAGCGGGGTACAATGGTGACCGAAGAGGAAATGCCTGCTGAGATGGATATAAGGGGCATAGGACCGCGGACTGGCGTATTTGTTTGTCACTGCGGTATTAATATCGGTGGTGTGGTCAATGTACCGGAAGTTGTCGAATACGCCAAAACGTTACCGAATGTTGTTTTTGCTATGGAAAATCTCTTTACCTGCTCACAGGATACAGCTGTGAAGATGGCGGAGGTTATCAAAGAGAAAAACCTAACGAGAGTTGTTGTAGCTTCATGTTCACCCAGAACCCATGAACCCCTATTCCAAGAGAACTGCTTAAAGGCGGGATTGAATCCATTTCTATTTGAAATGGCAAACATTCGCGATCAGAACTCCTGGGTTCATATGAATGAACCCGAAGCAGCTACGGAAAAAGCCAAAGATCTGGTAAGGATGGCTGTGGCAAAAGCGCAGTATCTGAAGCCTTTGAAGCCAGGGCAGCTTACCATCAATCCGTCTGCGCTTATCATTGGTGGTGGTTTGGCAGGTATTACAGTAGCACTGTCCCTGGCTGAGCAGGGATTCAGGTCGTATATTGTGGAGAAGGAACCTCTCCTCGGAGGAAATTACAGAAGACTTCACTACACCCTAGAAGGGTTGGATGTCCAGGCTCATTTAAAAGAGCTTTTAGATAAGGTAAAGAGCAACGAAAAAATACGGGTTTATACAGGAGCAACCATTGAAAAGATAGAGGGATTCATTGGGAATTACAAGACGACAGTGAAACTCCGGGATGGTGAAGATACGTTTGAACACGGTGTCGTTATCGTGGCCACAGGTGCGTATGAAAATAAGCCTGTGGAATATATGTACGGACAATCACCGAATGTGTTTACTCAGAGGGAACTAGAAGAGCTCATAGCCAGTGGTGACGAGCGGATAGCAAAGGCGAGTAGAGTTGTTATGATTCAGTGTGTTGGTTCCCGAACAAAGGAAAGGCCGTACTGTAGCAGGTACTGTTGTTCGGAGGCGATAAAGAACGCTTTGAAACTGAAGGAAATTGACCCCTCGCGGGAAATAACCATCATTTACCGGGACATCCGCACCTTTGGTTTAAAAGAGGATTACTACCGAAAGGCCAGGGAATGGGATGTCCGTTTCATTCGTTACGATGAGGATAGAAAACCGGAAGTTTTGCAAAACGGGGGTAAACTATTAGTGAGGGTTTTTGATCCTGTGTTAGACGATACTGTAGAACTTCAGGCAGATATGTTGGTTTTGTCCGTTGGTGTAATCCCCAATCCTGACAATGAGAAGATAGGGAAGATGCTTAAAGTGCCCATCAACCAGGATGGTTTTTTCCTGGAGGCGCATGTGAAGCTCCGACCTGTAGATTTTGCCACAGATGGAGTATTTCTCTGCGGTATGGCTCATTCCCCAAAACTCAGTGAGGATACGATAGTTCAGGCGAATGCCGCTGTTTCGAGGGCGTGCACCATACTGACTAAGGATTACATCGAAGCGGAAGGAAAAACTGCTTATGTGATAAAGGAACGTTGTTCTGGTTGTGGGCTTTGCGAGGTAAACTGCCCCTTCGGTGCCATAGCGGTTAACGAGGTGGAAGGTGTGGCGGAGGTCAACACGGTGTTGTGCAAGGGTTGTGGGGTGTGTTCGTCATCGTGCCGTATGAATGCCGTTGATTTAAATGGATTTACAAACGAGGAAATTCTCGCCCAGATAGAGGCGCTGTAG
- a CDS encoding sugar transferase, with translation MPISIPKWKFLLLLWDILCITVSFYLTPLLRFGVVPDVDVLLVPELVLFTLYLASFYVFELYSIDVTTGRFTTFSRIVIANAAAFFLAAALFYIFNVRPYDTVTLTIWASMVFVLCLLSRLIITGTKKTSIFAPKRVLIIGKDKHSLELAEEIKKRKDFHFLGFLDELTDKKDNTPPTGKGNTENSDTYHLKRTPAKLKPDAIIISPFIEKSPQFTRELTQIKLSGVDILEPSIFSEINFQRIPVRYIDDRWFVFSRITGVRRTLYNRRFKKLLDKAIASILLLASLPFVAIITAAIKLESPGPVLFRQRRVGFQGKPFVLYKFRSMKVGQEYQRELAGQPDDPRITRVGKFLRLFRIDELPQLINVIKGEMSLIGPRALMEEEVQTFSEKIPYFNLRHTVRPGITGWAQVNYRHGVTLEDALIKLEYDLYYIKNLSFLLDLHVIARTIRVVIFARGAR, from the coding sequence ATGCCAATAAGCATACCAAAGTGGAAATTTCTCCTGCTCTTATGGGATATACTATGCATTACAGTATCTTTCTATCTAACGCCTCTTCTGCGTTTCGGTGTTGTTCCAGATGTAGATGTCCTTCTAGTCCCAGAACTTGTCCTCTTCACTTTGTACCTTGCAAGTTTTTACGTATTTGAATTGTATAGTATTGACGTAACAACTGGCAGATTTACCACTTTTTCACGGATAGTTATTGCAAATGCTGCTGCCTTTTTTTTAGCCGCTGCCCTATTTTACATATTCAACGTGCGCCCTTACGACACTGTAACTTTAACAATATGGGCTTCAATGGTTTTCGTTCTCTGTCTGTTATCAAGGCTCATCATCACTGGAACCAAAAAAACTTCAATCTTTGCGCCAAAAAGGGTACTCATAATAGGAAAAGACAAACATAGCCTAGAACTTGCAGAAGAAATAAAAAAAAGGAAGGATTTTCACTTTCTTGGTTTTCTTGATGAACTCACCGATAAAAAGGATAATACTCCACCAACTGGAAAGGGAAACACAGAAAACTCAGACACTTATCATCTCAAGAGGACACCAGCGAAGCTCAAGCCAGACGCTATTATCATATCACCTTTCATCGAGAAATCTCCACAATTTACTAGGGAACTCACACAGATTAAGCTCTCAGGGGTAGATATCCTAGAACCGTCTATCTTTTCAGAAATAAATTTCCAGAGGATTCCTGTGAGGTACATAGATGACCGCTGGTTTGTTTTTTCCCGGATAACAGGAGTTCGGAGAACCCTATACAACAGGCGTTTCAAAAAGCTTTTGGATAAAGCAATTGCGTCGATTCTACTTCTAGCATCGTTACCATTCGTAGCAATAATCACCGCAGCCATAAAATTGGAATCCCCTGGTCCCGTATTGTTCCGGCAGAGACGTGTGGGCTTTCAAGGCAAACCTTTTGTGCTTTACAAATTTCGTTCCATGAAGGTAGGGCAAGAGTATCAACGTGAATTAGCCGGGCAACCTGATGATCCCAGAATAACCCGCGTGGGTAAGTTTTTAAGACTGTTCCGCATTGACGAGTTACCCCAACTCATAAACGTGATAAAGGGAGAAATGAGTCTAATCGGTCCTCGAGCACTTATGGAGGAGGAAGTGCAAACATTTTCCGAAAAGATACCGTACTTTAACCTTCGCCACACCGTTCGTCCCGGTATAACAGGGTGGGCCCAGGTGAACTACAGGCACGGAGTTACGCTGGAAGATGCACTGATCAAACTGGAGTACGATCTCTACTACATTAAAAACCTATCCTTTCTATTGGACCTTCATGTGATTGCGCGCACAATAAGGGTTGTGATCTTCGCACGCGGTGCGAGATGA
- a CDS encoding hydrogenase iron-sulfur subunit has product MTGRNNWEPKIVAIVCNWCTYAGADLAGISRIQYPPNVRIVRTPCTGRINPFYIVKALQHGADGVLVSGCHPGECHYITGNLSARRKFVMLKRFLNYIGVEEDRTIFTWVSASEGERFAKVVQGVTERVRALGPASKLVKTL; this is encoded by the coding sequence ATGACGGGACGTAACAATTGGGAACCTAAGATTGTAGCTATAGTTTGTAATTGGTGTACATACGCTGGTGCTGATCTTGCGGGAATAAGTCGTATTCAGTATCCGCCGAATGTGCGAATTGTTAGGACACCCTGTACGGGGCGGATAAATCCTTTTTACATTGTAAAGGCGCTACAGCACGGTGCAGATGGGGTGCTGGTTTCGGGTTGCCATCCTGGAGAATGCCATTATATTACGGGTAATCTGTCGGCACGACGAAAATTCGTCATGCTTAAGCGATTTTTGAATTACATTGGAGTGGAAGAAGATCGCACAATTTTTACGTGGGTTTCAGCTTCGGAGGGTGAGAGGTTTGCGAAGGTTGTTCAAGGGGTAACTGAGCGTGTAAGGGCACTTGGGCCGGCGAGTAAACTTGTGAAAACCCTGTAG